CTGCAAACCGAACCGAAAGTTTTAATCCTGGATGAACCGACTCGGGGAATTGATGTGAATGCCAAAGTGGAAATATATAACATTGTAGGTAAACTGGCCGAATCGGGCGTTTGCGTTATTTTTGTTTCTACGGAAGTTTCGGAAGTGGTGAAAGTCTCGGATAGAATTTTAGTTTTAAGTCATGGGAAAATATCCAGTGAATTTAAACAGGGCGTTAGCCAGGAAGAAATTATGAGAATTATATTACAAGCAGATAAATAAGCGCTAAAATTTGGAAATAAAATATTTTATTAAATAAGGAAGGGAATATGAATAAAAAGATGAATTTAAATTTAACCTGGTATTCGATAAAGAAAAATGGCATTTTATTTATATTTATTTTATTATGTATTTTTTTATCGATTATTACACCCGGTTTCTTGTCCTCGGCTAATATTCTCAATATCCTCAGGCAAAGTTCTATTATCGGGGTTATGGCCATAGGAACAACCTTTGTTATTATTGGAGCAGGTTTTGATATCTCTGTTGGCTCATTACTTGCCCTGTCTGCAGCTATGTGTGTTGGTCTGCAAAACTATATGCACTGGAGTCTTGCCATATTGTTAGTTCTGGTAGTAGGTTCATTGGTCGGTCTGTTAAACGGATTTTTGGCAGCAAAGATCCATATTCCCGCCATTATTGCAACTTTGGGAACCATGACCATTGTAAGAGGTTTGGTATATTTATATACCGGTGGGTATCCCTTGTATGTGGAGGCACCGGACTTCGCTTTTATAGGAAATGGATATCTGGGGCCAATACCTTTTCCGGTGGTCATCCTGGTCATCATGGTCGCTTTTTGGCAGTTTATTTTGGTGAGAACCAGGTTCGGGAGATATGCCTGTGCCCTTGGCGGGAACAAAGAAGCAGTAAGGCTCTCCGGGGTAAAAGTAGATTACTATCATATCCTTACCTTTGTTGTCGGAGGTTTAATGGCCGCAATGGCCGGCGTTATTTATGCTGCCCGGTTATTATCAGTGACACCTCTGGCAGGACAGGGTTATGAGCTGGATGCGATTGCCGCAACGGTTATCGGCGGTACCAGTGTATCCGGCGGAGAAGGGTCGGTAGTGAGGACTCTAGTCGGTGTTTTGCTCTTAAATATTATTGCTAATGTATTTAATCTTCTTGGCATACATATTTATGTTCAGTATGTCATCAAAGGAGCCATTATTCTCTCAGCGGTGGGCTTTGATACCTTTTCTAAATTCCGGGAATAGTTTTATAAAGAATATCGGTAGTATAAAAAAACGATGTGAAGTTTAAACAAAATTGGAAATGAGTATAGCTAATTTTAAATCTATTAGGGAAGTGGATTATGGAAGAAAATGCGATTATAGGACAATTTGGCGGACCAACTTCGGTGATAAATTCAAGTCTTTGTGGTCTTATTCAAGAAGGTCTTAAATCGAAAAAAATCAAAAACATTCTTGGTATGAGAAATGGGATTATAGGATTTATGAAAGACGAGATTGTTGATTTGGGGAAAGAGGAACCTCGAGTCATTAATGCCTTGCGGCAAACGCCTTCATCCGCCCTGGGTTCATGCAGATATATCTTAAAAGAGGAAGAATTTCCCCTTATTTTGAGACAACTTAAAAAATTCAATATCCGTTATTTTTTTCTTATTGGTGGGAATGGTTCAATGGGAACCCTTCGACAGGT
Above is a genomic segment from Candidatus Atribacteria bacterium containing:
- a CDS encoding ABC transporter permease, with protein sequence MNKKMNLNLTWYSIKKNGILFIFILLCIFLSIITPGFLSSANILNILRQSSIIGVMAIGTTFVIIGAGFDISVGSLLALSAAMCVGLQNYMHWSLAILLVLVVGSLVGLLNGFLAAKIHIPAIIATLGTMTIVRGLVYLYTGGYPLYVEAPDFAFIGNGYLGPIPFPVVILVIMVAFWQFILVRTRFGRYACALGGNKEAVRLSGVKVDYYHILTFVVGGLMAAMAGVIYAARLLSVTPLAGQGYELDAIAATVIGGTSVSGGEGSVVRTLVGVLLLNIIANVFNLLGIHIYVQYVIKGAIILSAVGFDTFSKFRE